The proteins below are encoded in one region of Effusibacillus dendaii:
- a CDS encoding RCC1 domain-containing protein — protein MIERLSKKILLILSIFILIVHPSFASTMAESDKINEWKNLPPVADFQLQRAKKVDLRFNIGVTAQGNASTINAKIQSIVKPKLAANNIDADIQVTDGVGVDHGTIAGGGWDNYIHMVNNTFWSMGINQNGELGVGSQDGAAVPHMAPERMTVFDNAQIVDVKYFISGGIALLRDGTVWYWGAQSMTNYPNYYLPVKVPISNVKQIESSTGTVLMLKTDGTVWGIGYTQFGEIGQGTSYYPPGGFTLTPLQTKIDNVVKLFHAGYGNWYNMFFAIRSDGTVWGWGNGNPTPANTGFSASDVVDFAGYAQDAYTYSIMLLRKDGTIYQWGPSKSWTVPGLTNVVSIGNDGSNNYAVKSDGTVWTWTTSSNSYWSTPVQVTSLTNVEKINTNGSGTFAIKKDGSVWAFGNNQYGQLGTGDTASATNSSPKQVRGGATGSTYLTMPQITYSKDFSAYISPLTYRSDSVPFVIDVSDNYRSELNDPFVSSTIQQKLIGNHAYFAGLGTGSNQAQFLNLITQNNQKGTYIANNTIDNALNQLADYIIQVANTEYPPVSQYILLNEQVSYDPKYGDPEQDPKYAEKWMFTHDETYFENNLGKIPDSGQWRSTPISPFTKTGQYVVNYKVRDNPKNDDRFDNYRLWSLNSPTPFILYVHRRPIADFGVSFISRNQDLSYNVWMNDQSYDPDHTSRTDKGITQWKWSWKLSSAVGWNTGVPTVLQPNEKYLIQLQVKDLEGAWSYPTIKEIDTTNPNLSPTMIITQPNGTVSNPTVYSSDPLVTWTYTDPENDPEQAWRLFGYYTDTNTMAFSMQQTGNAVSYQIPAGTIPKDREVKLYGQVYSKGSWSPFSNVVYFKIHKNHPPIVTISESPNPSYDGDNVNVTVTLTDPDGDPTNLVVQMQREGGTWTTVWTKNTVPSGQSQTFTIPNLSQGTYTLQATATDPDGETGRATASFVVKPLTIGGRVHPPVARSGQAIQLTATTAGKAQSVSAKIDWNQDGRFDGESETVALTPLSDTSLDENVWEATVIIPLPTEDGDYPVQFAATKQTNVGFLKTASDYQSVRVQGSIFNDFVIEHYH, from the coding sequence ATGATAGAGCGATTGAGTAAAAAAATTCTATTAATTCTTTCGATCTTTATACTGATTGTCCATCCGTCCTTTGCATCCACAATGGCAGAGAGCGACAAGATTAACGAGTGGAAAAACCTGCCGCCTGTTGCGGATTTTCAGTTGCAAAGGGCAAAAAAGGTGGATTTACGGTTTAACATCGGAGTAACAGCACAAGGCAACGCTTCCACAATCAATGCCAAGATTCAGTCTATCGTTAAACCGAAACTAGCGGCCAATAATATTGACGCGGATATCCAGGTGACTGATGGGGTAGGGGTTGATCACGGGACCATTGCAGGCGGGGGGTGGGATAATTACATCCACATGGTCAATAACACCTTCTGGTCGATGGGAATCAACCAAAACGGTGAGTTGGGGGTCGGATCCCAAGATGGTGCAGCGGTTCCGCATATGGCTCCCGAAAGAATGACGGTATTTGATAATGCTCAAATTGTTGATGTGAAATACTTTATTTCGGGAGGTATTGCACTTTTACGGGACGGAACCGTTTGGTATTGGGGTGCTCAATCTATGACCAATTACCCTAATTATTATCTGCCTGTTAAGGTCCCAATTTCCAATGTCAAACAAATTGAATCAAGCACGGGTACCGTACTGATGCTGAAAACAGACGGAACGGTGTGGGGGATTGGATATACTCAATTTGGTGAAATCGGGCAAGGAACGAGTTATTATCCACCAGGTGGGTTTACTTTAACTCCGCTTCAGACGAAAATTGATAATGTGGTAAAGCTTTTTCATGCAGGGTATGGTAACTGGTACAATATGTTCTTTGCAATTCGTTCGGACGGAACGGTGTGGGGGTGGGGTAACGGCAATCCTACACCCGCAAATACAGGTTTTTCAGCATCCGATGTAGTTGATTTTGCCGGGTATGCACAGGATGCTTACACATATTCGATCATGTTGCTTCGAAAAGATGGGACCATCTATCAATGGGGTCCGAGCAAGTCATGGACTGTTCCTGGTCTAACGAATGTGGTTTCCATAGGAAATGACGGGTCAAACAATTACGCTGTCAAATCCGATGGAACCGTTTGGACCTGGACCACAAGCTCTAATAGCTATTGGTCTACACCGGTTCAAGTGACTTCATTGACGAATGTTGAAAAGATCAACACTAATGGAAGTGGTACGTTTGCCATCAAAAAGGATGGTAGTGTCTGGGCATTTGGTAATAATCAGTATGGGCAATTGGGAACAGGTGATACGGCGAGTGCGACAAACAGCAGCCCGAAACAAGTTCGCGGCGGAGCGACTGGATCCACCTATCTGACCATGCCACAAATAACATATTCCAAAGATTTTAGTGCTTACATTTCCCCACTGACCTATCGTAGCGACTCGGTTCCTTTCGTTATTGATGTTAGTGATAATTACCGAAGCGAGTTGAATGATCCGTTTGTATCGTCAACAATCCAGCAGAAGTTAATCGGCAACCATGCGTATTTTGCAGGTCTGGGGACGGGATCTAACCAAGCGCAGTTTTTGAACCTGATCACACAAAACAACCAAAAGGGTACTTATATTGCCAACAATACAATTGATAATGCCTTAAATCAGTTGGCCGACTATATCATACAAGTCGCAAATACTGAGTATCCACCCGTTAGCCAGTATATCTTGCTTAATGAACAGGTGAGTTACGATCCGAAATATGGAGATCCGGAGCAAGACCCCAAATATGCAGAAAAGTGGATGTTTACCCACGATGAAACGTATTTTGAAAACAATCTGGGCAAAATACCTGATTCTGGCCAATGGCGGTCAACTCCCATATCGCCCTTTACGAAAACGGGGCAATATGTCGTCAATTACAAGGTGCGCGACAATCCCAAAAACGATGATCGGTTTGACAATTACCGATTATGGAGTTTGAATTCTCCGACACCTTTTATTCTTTATGTACACCGCCGGCCGATTGCCGACTTCGGCGTGTCCTTTATAAGCCGAAATCAGGACTTGTCCTACAACGTCTGGATGAACGATCAGTCTTACGACCCAGATCACACGTCAAGAACCGATAAAGGGATTACCCAATGGAAGTGGAGTTGGAAATTATCTAGTGCTGTAGGTTGGAATACCGGGGTTCCTACCGTTTTACAACCGAACGAAAAGTATTTAATCCAGCTTCAGGTCAAGGATTTAGAAGGCGCGTGGAGTTACCCAACCATAAAAGAGATTGACACAACCAACCCGAACCTGTCACCGACAATGATTATCACACAGCCAAACGGAACGGTGAGCAACCCAACCGTTTACAGTTCGGATCCATTGGTTACATGGACGTACACAGACCCGGAAAATGATCCGGAACAAGCATGGAGATTGTTCGGCTACTATACGGATACGAACACGATGGCCTTTTCGATGCAACAGACAGGAAACGCCGTGTCGTATCAAATTCCAGCCGGTACGATACCAAAAGACCGGGAAGTCAAACTGTACGGACAAGTGTACTCCAAGGGTTCCTGGTCACCGTTTAGTAATGTCGTGTATTTTAAAATTCATAAGAACCACCCCCCAATCGTAACTATTAGTGAGTCACCCAACCCATCCTACGATGGAGATAACGTAAATGTTACGGTAACACTCACCGACCCTGACGGAGACCCGACAAACCTGGTGGTGCAAATGCAAAGGGAAGGGGGGACTTGGACGACCGTCTGGACGAAAAATACAGTCCCTTCCGGTCAATCCCAAACATTCACTATTCCAAATCTGTCGCAAGGAACGTATACCTTGCAAGCAACGGCAACCGACCCGGATGGAGAGACCGGCCGTGCCACAGCTTCTTTTGTCGTGAAGCCTTTAACGATAGGAGGTAGAGTACATCCACCTGTCGCCCGATCCGGACAAGCGATTCAATTAACTGCCACAACAGCAGGAAAGGCACAGTCAGTTTCCGCGAAAATCGATTGGAACCAGGATGGCCGTTTCGATGGCGAGAGTGAAACAGTTGCCCTCACGCCTCTCTCAGACACCTCACTCGATGAAAATGTTTGGGAGGCGACGGTCATCATTCCGCTGCCGACAGAAGATGGAGACTATCCCGTTCAGTTTGCCGCAACGAAACAAACGAATGTAGGTTTTCTCAAAACCGCTTCCGATTATCAGTCTGTCAGGGTGCAGGGTTCTATTTTCAATGATTTTGTAATTGAGCATTACCATTAA
- a CDS encoding SulP family inorganic anion transporter, with protein MNFQPTGRFAGYSIHHLRNDFLSGVMVAVVALPLGMGFAIASGVRPEYGLYTTIIAGILISLFGGSKYQIGGPTGAFIPILFAIVLAHGYEDLLLACMMAGLILILMGFLKLGALIQYFPRPVTIGFTSGIAVIIFSGQITNFLGLRNVTSHQEFSANMREIVSHLGTANWYSILTALICLFSILLIRKVTPKIPNMLVGLVISTLISVWFYPGQVATIGSAFGSIPNTLPNFHFPDFSWQHIEQLLPSAFVIAMLGGIESLLSAVVADQMTGTRHNSNRELIGQGIANLVTPFFGGIPATGAIARTAVNIRTGAASPLSGVIHSIVVLLVLLLFAPYAALLPLSGMASVLMMVAWNMSERKEFLHLLKTRSSDAVVLMVTFLFTVFFNLTVAVGFGLLLAIVLFAKRMSDVAEVAKALPDPENNRGKIGSHMVSEEHDCPQITIYNVEGPLFFGVGRFFENQVMHGMARFPKVILLRLEKVPFLDTTGESYLAKMVQRAKEQGVLLLLTEVAEQPTNLLKKTGLYEKIGGDRIFAHTGEALDYAVSQLDSAKCKGCQHYAFRECHQLSKPQQGTVLVTSQV; from the coding sequence ATGAATTTTCAACCGACCGGGAGATTTGCAGGGTATTCGATTCATCATTTGCGTAACGACTTTCTTTCGGGGGTGATGGTAGCAGTTGTGGCATTGCCGCTCGGAATGGGATTTGCGATAGCTTCCGGTGTGCGGCCTGAATATGGACTGTATACGACCATTATTGCCGGTATTCTGATTTCCCTTTTTGGCGGGTCCAAATATCAGATTGGCGGTCCGACGGGTGCTTTTATTCCCATTCTGTTTGCGATTGTGCTCGCGCACGGCTACGAGGATCTGTTACTGGCTTGTATGATGGCCGGTTTGATTCTGATTTTGATGGGCTTTTTGAAACTGGGAGCGCTCATTCAGTATTTTCCGCGCCCGGTAACGATCGGTTTTACCTCAGGTATTGCTGTCATCATATTCAGTGGTCAAATCACAAATTTTCTGGGGTTGAGAAATGTCACTTCCCATCAGGAATTTTCAGCCAATATGCGGGAAATCGTCAGTCACCTGGGGACAGCCAATTGGTATAGTATCCTGACTGCCTTAATTTGTCTGTTTAGCATTTTGCTGATCCGAAAGGTTACTCCGAAGATTCCCAACATGCTGGTAGGTTTGGTGATTTCGACCTTGATTTCTGTCTGGTTCTATCCCGGACAGGTGGCGACCATCGGTTCCGCTTTCGGATCGATTCCAAATACGTTGCCGAATTTCCATTTTCCCGATTTCTCCTGGCAGCATATTGAGCAACTGTTGCCGTCCGCTTTTGTGATTGCAATGCTTGGCGGTATCGAATCGCTGTTATCTGCGGTTGTGGCTGATCAGATGACGGGTACCCGTCACAACAGCAACCGTGAATTGATTGGGCAGGGAATCGCCAATTTGGTCACGCCGTTTTTTGGCGGAATCCCGGCAACGGGGGCGATTGCGCGAACGGCTGTCAACATTCGAACAGGTGCGGCTTCTCCCTTGTCCGGTGTGATACATAGCATCGTGGTGTTGCTGGTACTGCTTTTGTTTGCTCCTTATGCTGCGTTGTTACCGCTATCCGGAATGGCTTCCGTATTGATGATGGTCGCCTGGAATATGAGTGAACGGAAAGAATTTCTTCACTTGTTGAAAACCCGTTCCAGCGATGCCGTCGTATTGATGGTGACGTTCCTGTTTACTGTGTTTTTCAATTTGACGGTGGCTGTCGGGTTCGGACTGTTGTTGGCTATTGTTTTATTTGCCAAACGGATGTCGGATGTAGCGGAAGTTGCCAAAGCGCTGCCCGATCCGGAAAACAATCGGGGAAAAATCGGTTCGCACATGGTATCGGAGGAACACGACTGTCCGCAAATCACCATTTATAACGTGGAGGGTCCTCTTTTCTTTGGGGTTGGCCGATTTTTTGAAAATCAGGTCATGCATGGAATGGCGAGGTTCCCAAAGGTGATTTTATTGCGCCTGGAAAAAGTGCCATTTCTTGATACGACAGGTGAATCGTATTTGGCTAAAATGGTGCAGCGAGCTAAGGAACAGGGGGTATTGCTGCTGTTGACAGAAGTGGCGGAACAGCCGACAAATCTTTTGAAAAAAACGGGATTATATGAAAAAATTGGCGGCGACCGGATTTTTGCGCATACCGGCGAAGCGCTTGACTATGCCGTGTCGCAGTTGGATTCGGCTAAATGTAAAGGTTGTCAGCATTATGCGTTTCGCGAATGTCATCAGTTGTCTAAACCGCAGCAGGGAACAGTTCTGGTTACGTCTCAAGTTTAA
- a CDS encoding NADPH:quinone oxidoreductase family protein has protein sequence MKAWVVKQLGEPRDVLTMEELPDPSVGAGQVLIEVKGAASNFFDILLCQGIYQEKPPLPFTPGAEISGTIVAVGEGVSLQVGQRVLATPQLPNGGYAEKVAVPADSVYPIPDSMTWSDAASMFITYQTAYYALHHCARMRPGEVLLVHAGAGGVGSAAIQLGVAAGARVIATAGGAAKAQICRDLGAEVVIDYLSEDFVEAVKKATNGRGADVIFDPVGGDTFDKSRKCIAFAGRILVIGFAGGRIADAPTNHVLVKNYSIVGVHWGLFRRLMPEGVREIHRQLIEMYEKGQIKPLIYKEFSFDQLVEALEMLATRNTWGKVIIQP, from the coding sequence ATGAAAGCATGGGTTGTGAAACAGTTGGGGGAACCACGAGATGTGTTGACCATGGAAGAACTGCCCGATCCGTCTGTTGGAGCGGGTCAGGTCTTGATTGAAGTGAAAGGGGCAGCGTCCAACTTTTTTGATATCCTGCTGTGCCAAGGCATCTACCAGGAAAAACCGCCGCTTCCGTTCACGCCGGGCGCAGAAATTTCCGGAACGATAGTCGCGGTGGGCGAAGGCGTGTCGTTGCAAGTGGGCCAGCGGGTTCTGGCGACTCCTCAACTGCCGAATGGCGGATATGCGGAAAAAGTGGCCGTGCCAGCCGATTCGGTCTATCCGATTCCTGATTCGATGACCTGGAGCGATGCGGCCTCTATGTTTATCACCTACCAAACCGCCTATTATGCATTGCATCATTGTGCCCGCATGCGGCCGGGTGAAGTGCTTCTCGTTCATGCCGGAGCAGGCGGCGTCGGTTCTGCCGCTATTCAGTTGGGCGTAGCGGCAGGCGCGCGCGTGATTGCTACGGCGGGCGGGGCGGCTAAGGCGCAAATTTGCCGTGATCTGGGAGCGGAAGTGGTAATCGATTACCTGTCGGAAGATTTTGTGGAGGCTGTCAAGAAAGCCACAAATGGCCGCGGCGCTGACGTAATTTTTGATCCGGTAGGCGGTGACACGTTTGACAAATCCCGTAAATGTATCGCGTTTGCAGGGCGGATTCTGGTAATCGGGTTTGCTGGCGGACGGATTGCCGATGCGCCGACCAACCATGTATTGGTCAAAAACTACTCGATTGTGGGTGTGCATTGGGGATTGTTCCGCCGTTTGATGCCGGAAGGAGTACGTGAAATCCATCGTCAGTTGATTGAGATGTACGAGAAAGGTCAGATCAAACCGCTCATCTACAAGGAGTTTTCGTTTGACCAACTGGTGGAAGCATTGGAAATGCTGGCCACTCGCAACACCTGGGGAAAAGTCATTATTCAACCGTAG
- a CDS encoding DUF1259 domain-containing protein, with amino-acid sequence MKVTAFHDHWLFDSPRLMFIHFESIDRPLSFARKAARALATLTTGPVNPRVRRR; translated from the coding sequence ATCAAGGTAACTGCTTTTCACGACCACTGGCTGTTTGACAGTCCACGTCTGATGTTCATCCATTTCGAATCTATTGATAGGCCATTGTCGTTCGCTCGGAAAGCAGCACGCGCATTGGCGACTCTTACTACGGGACCCGTAAATCCCCGTGTTCGCAGAAGGTAA
- a CDS encoding cation diffusion facilitator family transporter, with amino-acid sequence MRMGKEASMFAAWVSLISNVLLTIIKIVVGVLFNSQVLVADGVHNAGDVIASFASLSSMRISNQPADEDHPYGHGKAEVVASGIVAMILALAAIMIGFKSVEVLLKPAAEAHIIALIAAFVSLVWKQALYIYTIRLGKEHNSKGLLAAAYDHLADVYASLAAVIGIGLALLGQKYNIPFTAYGDPVSGIVVALLVMKLAYGMGRESVEVLMEKNVDSEKLKQYEELVKSVPQVKRIDRLRAREHGHYIMVDVRVGIPGNFTVQEGHDISRQIKKSIMGAHKDVYEVLVHLNPWYETENHDNQ; translated from the coding sequence GTGCGTATGGGAAAAGAAGCGTCCATGTTTGCAGCATGGGTTAGTTTAATCAGCAACGTTCTTTTGACCATAATTAAAATTGTGGTCGGAGTCTTATTTAATAGTCAGGTGTTAGTGGCCGATGGAGTGCATAATGCCGGTGACGTGATCGCTTCTTTTGCTTCTTTGAGTTCCATGCGGATTTCGAACCAACCTGCAGATGAGGACCATCCGTATGGCCATGGGAAAGCGGAGGTGGTGGCTTCCGGTATCGTGGCGATGATTTTGGCATTAGCCGCTATTATGATTGGTTTTAAATCGGTTGAAGTCTTATTGAAACCGGCTGCTGAAGCTCATATTATTGCCCTGATAGCTGCCTTCGTTTCGTTGGTTTGGAAACAAGCACTCTATATCTATACCATTCGTTTGGGTAAAGAACATAATAGTAAAGGATTACTTGCTGCGGCCTATGATCATTTGGCTGACGTTTATGCCTCACTGGCTGCTGTTATCGGTATAGGTCTGGCATTACTAGGCCAAAAGTACAACATTCCTTTCACAGCATACGGTGATCCTGTTTCGGGGATCGTAGTTGCATTATTGGTTATGAAATTAGCCTACGGAATGGGCAGGGAATCTGTTGAAGTGTTAATGGAGAAGAATGTAGACTCTGAAAAATTAAAGCAATATGAAGAGCTTGTAAAATCAGTGCCGCAAGTAAAACGTATTGATCGGTTACGTGCCCGGGAACATGGTCACTATATCATGGTCGATGTACGGGTAGGGATCCCCGGCAATTTTACTGTACAGGAAGGGCATGACATCAGTCGCCAAATTAAAAAATCGATTATGGGTGCTCATAAGGACGTTTATGAGGTTCTTGTTCATTTAAATCCATGGTATGAAACCGAGAACCATGATAACCAATAG
- a CDS encoding YmaF family protein gives MAVNKESFIQGFVPHHTHGSVDYTAIANGHVHQCLDVTHPPILTPDGGHIHYTEGYVVFEDGHTHSYKAYSSPAIPVGNGMHVHYYDFYTSVDDGHQHHVSGVDQPAPGTI, from the coding sequence ATGGCAGTCAATAAAGAGTCTTTTATCCAAGGTTTTGTTCCGCATCATACTCACGGTTCAGTGGATTATACCGCAATCGCAAATGGACATGTCCACCAATGTCTGGATGTTACTCACCCACCTATCCTAACGCCGGATGGAGGTCATATCCACTATACCGAGGGTTATGTCGTATTTGAAGATGGCCATACCCATTCATACAAAGCATACTCCAGTCCGGCGATTCCGGTTGGAAACGGAATGCATGTTCATTATTATGATTTTTACACATCTGTGGATGACGGACATCAGCATCATGTCAGCGGAGTCGATCAACCCGCGCCGGGAACCATTTAA
- a CDS encoding FeoA family protein — protein sequence MKVSTTLTNDAFGRRLMDLGLIPGTEVSVVRKAPFGDPIVVRFRGYQIGLRVSDAKRISVETVS from the coding sequence ATGAAAGTAAGCACCACGTTGACAAACGATGCGTTCGGCAGACGGCTGATGGATTTGGGCTTGATTCCCGGAACGGAAGTGTCGGTGGTAAGAAAAGCGCCATTTGGGGATCCGATTGTAGTGCGATTTCGCGGATACCAGATTGGCTTGCGTGTGTCCGATGCAAAACGGATTTCCGTGGAAACGGTTTCGTAG
- the feoB gene encoding ferrous iron transport protein B, whose amino-acid sequence MYSLYAQSIEEKLAVSYILNESPDLLLNIVDASNLERNLYFTVQLLEMGLPTVVALNMVDVAASQGRKVKHETLENRLGVPVVSMVARKGIGQDDLIRRLKQYPSTSSFRIEYPAEVESAVERLVAILERAGTVFTPSFRWISLMWIERNETVEQAVYSRVDPSVYEQMQQVRDQLTEKAGHLIRHTRYSWIESLTQEIVIQEKMVNQTWSDRVDRTLMHRYLGIPIFLFMMFLVFQLTFSWVGTYLSDQLDNVFSGPVADGLQSLLASLNSPDWFSRLMVDGILTGVGGVLVLVPQIAILFLALSFLEDSGYMSRAAILLDRLMRAIGLNRKSFIPLILGFGCNVPAIMATRVLEDERGRIVTALMAPFMSCSARLSVYSLFVAAFFAKWQGAVVFLLYVTGILVAIGTAFILKKWLSDKESPFLMALPPYRAPMLKSLFLHTWDKAKGFLRKAGTIIFSMSVIVWFLGNYSWHGAVSMENSFLAAVGGFIAPLFVPMGFATWQAGFALLTGFLAKEAVVSTMSITYGTGQAVDMLGSVLKTAFTPQAALAFLFFVLLYTPCLSTVVMMKQETGSWRWTALSIIYSFAVAWVVALMVYGIASRVY is encoded by the coding sequence ATTTATAGCCTCTATGCGCAATCGATTGAGGAAAAGCTTGCGGTTTCGTATATATTAAATGAATCTCCCGATTTGCTGCTAAATATCGTCGATGCATCCAATCTGGAGCGCAATTTGTATTTTACAGTGCAGCTGCTGGAAATGGGGTTGCCAACCGTCGTTGCCTTGAATATGGTTGATGTGGCGGCATCGCAAGGCAGGAAAGTGAAACATGAAACACTGGAAAATCGGCTCGGTGTTCCGGTTGTGTCGATGGTTGCCCGTAAGGGAATCGGACAGGATGATTTGATCAGACGGCTCAAACAGTACCCGTCCACCAGTTCTTTCCGGATTGAATATCCGGCCGAGGTGGAGTCAGCGGTAGAGCGTTTGGTTGCCATCCTGGAACGTGCGGGTACGGTATTTACTCCCAGTTTCCGCTGGATTTCCCTGATGTGGATTGAACGGAATGAAACGGTTGAACAGGCCGTCTATAGCCGGGTCGATCCATCCGTTTATGAACAGATGCAGCAGGTTCGGGACCAATTGACGGAAAAAGCCGGCCATCTGATCCGCCATACCCGTTACAGTTGGATTGAATCGTTGACACAGGAGATTGTCATTCAGGAAAAAATGGTCAATCAGACATGGAGTGACCGGGTAGATCGTACTTTAATGCACCGCTATTTAGGTATCCCGATTTTTCTGTTCATGATGTTTCTGGTGTTTCAGTTGACGTTCAGTTGGGTGGGAACCTATCTGTCCGACCAGTTGGACAATGTATTCAGCGGTCCTGTTGCGGACGGGTTGCAATCACTGCTTGCATCGCTCAACAGCCCCGACTGGTTTTCCAGATTGATGGTCGACGGCATACTGACGGGTGTAGGCGGTGTATTGGTACTTGTGCCGCAGATTGCCATACTGTTTTTGGCTTTATCTTTTTTGGAAGACTCGGGGTATATGTCACGGGCTGCCATATTGTTGGACCGTTTGATGAGGGCTATAGGTCTAAACAGAAAATCGTTTATTCCGCTGATATTGGGATTTGGCTGTAATGTGCCAGCCATTATGGCTACCCGTGTGCTTGAAGATGAAAGAGGGCGAATCGTGACGGCCTTAATGGCGCCATTTATGTCCTGTTCCGCCCGATTGTCCGTGTATTCGCTGTTCGTGGCGGCGTTTTTCGCCAAATGGCAGGGAGCTGTCGTGTTTCTGTTATATGTGACCGGAATTCTGGTGGCGATTGGGACCGCTTTTATTTTGAAAAAATGGTTGAGCGACAAAGAAAGTCCGTTTCTGATGGCACTGCCCCCGTACCGCGCTCCCATGCTGAAAAGTCTCTTCTTGCATACATGGGATAAGGCAAAAGGATTTTTGCGCAAGGCCGGAACTATCATTTTCTCCATGTCGGTGATTGTCTGGTTCCTTGGAAACTATTCCTGGCACGGAGCCGTTTCCATGGAGAATAGTTTTTTGGCGGCGGTCGGTGGTTTTATTGCGCCGCTGTTTGTCCCTATGGGATTTGCGACCTGGCAGGCGGGGTTTGCTTTACTGACCGGATTTCTGGCAAAAGAAGCGGTTGTTTCCACGATGAGCATCACGTACGGGACGGGGCAAGCGGTTGATATGCTCGGTTCTGTTCTGAAGACTGCGTTCACGCCGCAAGCCGCCCTTGCGTTTCTGTTTTTCGTGCTGCTGTACACGCCTTGTTTGTCTACGGTCGTAATGATGAAGCAGGAAACCGGTTCATGGCGGTGGACGGCCCTTTCAATCATTTACAGTTTTGCGGTTGCGTGGGTAGTTGCTTTGATGGTGTACGGAATTGCATCACGGGTCTACTAA
- a CDS encoding FeoB-associated Cys-rich membrane protein, producing MIYAVMAVVLGVAGWQIVNLVRRAKRGMCASGCSGCGSNGHCPIQNTHNNSIDVDITDVKEIRL from the coding sequence ATGATTTACGCGGTCATGGCGGTTGTGTTGGGGGTTGCGGGATGGCAAATCGTGAATCTGGTAAGACGGGCGAAGCGGGGAATGTGCGCCAGCGGCTGTTCCGGCTGCGGATCAAATGGCCATTGCCCGATCCAGAACACTCACAACAATAGCATCGACGTTGATATTACGGATGTGAAAGAGATTCGTTTGTAG
- a CDS encoding DODA-type extradiol aromatic ring-opening family dioxygenase: MAPAFFIAHGSPMLAIENNEYTRDLNQLGKSLGTPDAIVVFSAHWVSRTLSLTSTNEPQRTIYDFGGFPKDLYEVIYPAKGSVKVAEEVAELLESNGIEVRRDLGRGLDHGVWVILRHMFPEADIPVIPVSVNPLLPPEEQYRIGRALTELKNRNIVVIGSGGTVHNFHEIDFSRENASAEWAKEFDSWLIDRIREWDTASLFDYKQLAPYAAAATPDYEHFLPVFIAMGCGDDNRKAKQLHQSYRYGSLSHIILEFA; the protein is encoded by the coding sequence ATGGCGCCTGCGTTTTTCATTGCACATGGATCGCCGATGCTGGCGATTGAAAATAACGAATACACCCGTGATCTGAATCAGTTGGGGAAAAGCTTGGGCACGCCTGACGCAATTGTCGTCTTCTCCGCTCATTGGGTAAGCCGCACGCTTTCCTTAACGAGTACGAACGAACCGCAGAGAACGATATATGATTTTGGCGGGTTTCCGAAGGATTTGTATGAAGTGATTTACCCCGCGAAAGGATCAGTCAAAGTGGCGGAAGAAGTTGCGGAGCTTTTGGAAAGCAACGGTATCGAGGTAAGACGCGATTTGGGCCGGGGACTTGATCATGGCGTTTGGGTGATACTTCGTCACATGTTTCCCGAAGCTGACATTCCCGTAATTCCCGTCAGCGTGAATCCGCTGCTTCCGCCAGAAGAGCAGTATCGAATTGGGCGAGCTCTGACCGAACTGAAAAACAGAAACATTGTGGTGATCGGGAGCGGTGGAACCGTTCATAACTTTCATGAAATTGACTTTTCAAGGGAAAATGCATCAGCCGAATGGGCGAAGGAATTTGACAGTTGGCTGATTGACCGTATCCGCGAATGGGACACAGCCTCTCTCTTTGACTATAAACAACTGGCGCCTTATGCGGCAGCGGCCACACCGGATTATGAGCACTTTTTGCCGGTGTTCATTGCGATGGGATGCGGCGACGACAACCGAAAAGCAAAACAGCTGCACCAGAGCTATCGATATGGATCGTTAAGCCACATCATCCTTGAATTTGCTTGA